The bacterium genome contains a region encoding:
- the purH gene encoding bifunctional phosphoribosylaminoimidazolecarboxamide formyltransferase/IMP cyclohydrolase, producing MIKIRRAILSVSDKKNILEIAQFLKKNNVEILSTGGTSKYLESNGVEVQDISDFTGFPEILDGRVKTLHPKIYGGILSIRDNTEHEKQMSENNLLPIDLVICNLYPFEETLKKGGTDAEIIENIDIGGPTMIRAASKNFKNVCVLSNPEQYEQFKEEMDKNNGHVSETFSFECAREVFRHTARYDFIISSFFDKQTGQETLPDSLDLRLLKVENLRYGENPHQKAAWYRFEGQAMFPRKQFQGKELSFNNLLDMEATYTLVNQLPLNSCAIIKHSNPCGAATGESLLDAYTKALQTDDLSAFGGILGFNGKVDKQISLEIIKRFYEVVIAPGYDEDALEIFKEKGNLRIIESPNMFPLKYDFRTLNDGFLIQTPDEKIYEKFEIVTEKEPTKQELEALNFAWIVCKFVKSNAIVLGSKKRTIGIGAGQMSRYDSARIAVMKMKDNFKEPIEPLVMASDAFFPFPDSIQVAKEAGVTSVIQPGGSIKDKEVISACNKLGISMVLTGTRHFKH from the coding sequence ATGATAAAGATAAGAAGAGCTATATTAAGTGTTTCGGATAAAAAAAACATTTTAGAAATTGCTCAATTTTTAAAAAAAAATAACGTAGAAATACTTTCTACTGGAGGTACCTCTAAATATTTAGAAAGTAACGGGGTAGAAGTTCAAGATATTTCTGATTTTACAGGGTTTCCAGAAATACTTGATGGGCGAGTAAAAACATTACACCCCAAAATTTACGGAGGTATCCTTAGCATAAGGGACAACACTGAACACGAAAAACAGATGTCAGAAAACAATCTTCTACCTATAGACCTTGTCATCTGCAACCTGTACCCATTTGAAGAGACTCTCAAAAAGGGTGGAACTGACGCAGAAATTATAGAAAATATAGATATAGGTGGACCAACTATGATAAGGGCTGCTTCAAAAAATTTTAAGAATGTATGTGTATTATCTAATCCAGAACAGTATGAACAGTTTAAAGAAGAGATGGATAAAAACAATGGTCATGTAAGCGAAACATTCTCTTTTGAATGCGCAAGAGAAGTCTTTAGGCATACAGCCAGATATGATTTTATTATATCTTCTTTTTTCGATAAACAGACAGGTCAAGAAACACTCCCAGATAGTTTAGATTTACGGCTTCTAAAAGTAGAGAACCTTAGGTACGGTGAAAACCCGCACCAGAAAGCAGCCTGGTATAGATTTGAAGGTCAGGCAATGTTTCCTCGTAAACAGTTTCAAGGTAAAGAACTATCTTTTAACAATCTGCTTGATATGGAAGCCACATATACTCTTGTCAACCAATTACCTTTAAATAGTTGTGCTATAATAAAACACTCTAATCCTTGCGGTGCGGCTACTGGAGAATCCCTATTAGACGCTTATACTAAAGCCCTACAAACAGACGACTTAAGTGCTTTTGGTGGCATATTAGGTTTTAACGGCAAGGTAGACAAACAAATATCTTTAGAGATAATCAAAAGGTTTTATGAGGTGGTTATTGCTCCTGGTTACGATGAGGATGCTCTCGAAATTTTTAAAGAGAAAGGTAATTTAAGAATTATAGAGAGCCCTAATATGTTTCCTTTAAAATATGATTTCAGAACACTTAACGATGGTTTTCTTATTCAGACCCCTGATGAAAAAATATACGAAAAATTTGAAATAGTCACAGAAAAAGAACCCACAAAACAAGAGTTAGAAGCATTAAATTTTGCGTGGATAGTATGTAAATTTGTTAAATCTAACGCTATTGTTCTCGGCAGTAAAAAGCGCACAATAGGTATTGGTGCAGGACAGATGTCAAGATACGATTCAGCCAGAATTGCAGTAATGAAGATGAAAGATAATTTCAAAGAACCAATTGAACCTCTTGTAATGGCTTCAGACGCTTTCTTTCCTTTCCCCGACAGCATCCAAGTAGCCAAAGAAGCTGGAGTGACATCCGTTATCCAACCGGGCGGTTCTATAAAAGATAAAGAGGTCATCTCTGCCTGTAATAAACTTGGTATATCAATGGTTTTGACAGGGACCAGACATTTTAAACACTAA
- a CDS encoding NAD(P)/FAD-dependent oxidoreductase — protein MAAIKASENNKRVLLLEKNNDICKKLLLTGNKRGNITNLSTLDEFFPKYRNGNFLRNGFARFFNSDLIDFFESNGLKIKVERGKRVYPASEKAEDIANLFKVLIAEKKIHLHLRSSVTNISYRRKIFELTTSKNSFACEKLVICCGGASFPDTGSEGDGYIWAKDLGHTIIDPLPALCGIITEEWYVKKWQGTTLKNIVIQAELEGKKIGEEFGEIIFTHYGISGPAALNLSRIISENKDKGLLNIVINLKPGLDDKTLDNRLIRELETNSKKQLKNLFKNLLPLALISPFLRYAKLDEEKLASSITKEERKRILDCLQRFSFVVKDTRSFNDSMVTRGGVKTKEINPKTMESKIVPKLYFAGEVIDIDGKTGGYNLQAAFTTGYVAGVSV, from the coding sequence ATGGCTGCAATAAAAGCAAGCGAAAACAATAAGAGAGTACTTCTTCTTGAAAAAAATAATGATATCTGTAAAAAACTCCTTTTAACTGGCAATAAACGGGGGAACATAACCAATCTAAGTACTCTTGACGAGTTTTTTCCTAAATATAGGAACGGTAATTTTTTAAGGAATGGTTTTGCTCGGTTTTTCAATTCTGACCTTATAGATTTTTTTGAATCTAATGGGCTAAAAATAAAAGTTGAACGGGGAAAAAGAGTATATCCTGCCAGCGAAAAAGCAGAAGATATAGCCAATCTTTTTAAAGTTCTTATTGCTGAAAAGAAGATACATTTGCACCTTAGAAGTAGCGTCACAAATATAAGTTACAGAAGAAAAATCTTTGAACTAACAACATCAAAAAACTCTTTTGCTTGCGAAAAATTAGTAATATGTTGTGGTGGAGCAAGTTTTCCAGATACTGGCTCAGAAGGAGACGGATATATATGGGCTAAAGATCTTGGGCATACAATTATTGACCCTCTTCCTGCTTTATGTGGAATTATCACTGAAGAGTGGTACGTAAAAAAATGGCAAGGAACAACTCTTAAAAATATAGTGATACAGGCAGAACTTGAAGGTAAAAAAATTGGCGAAGAATTTGGAGAAATAATATTTACTCATTATGGAATAAGTGGTCCAGCTGCCTTAAACCTTAGCAGGATAATATCAGAAAATAAGGATAAAGGTCTTTTAAATATAGTAATAAACCTAAAACCAGGTCTTGATGATAAAACTCTCGATAACCGTCTAATAAGAGAACTTGAAACCAACTCAAAAAAACAGCTTAAAAACCTTTTTAAAAACCTCTTACCGCTTGCATTAATTTCACCTTTTTTGAGGTATGCTAAACTTGATGAAGAAAAACTTGCTTCTTCAATAACAAAAGAAGAGCGTAAAAGAATATTGGACTGTCTTCAAAGGTTCAGTTTTGTAGTAAAAGATACTCGTTCTTTTAATGATAGTATGGTAACAAGAGGCGGGGTAAAAACTAAAGAGATAAATCCTAAAACAATGGAATCCAAAATTGTTCCTAAACTATACTTTGCAGGCGAAGTTATAGATATAGATGGCAAAACCGGAGGATACAACCTTCAAGCAGCGTTTACTACTGGATATGTTGCTGGAGTTAGTGTGTAA
- a CDS encoding radical SAM protein → MERIVFGPVPSRRLGQSLGVNNIPYKVCSYSCLYCQIGRTDNVTSERRAFYPVEKIVGEVGSIIKILQEKKEKIDYITFVPDGEPTLDINIGKEIEELKKFGIKIAVITNASLLWDKDVRADLNKADLVSIKVDAFEANVWGKINRPAENLDYKKVLEGIEIFRREYKGKLLTETLLVKDINDSEEELRKVANFIKGLNPSVAYIGIPTRPPAEDWVSPPCIEIINKAYLIFTEFQLNTELILGIGDVEFGYTGDVEKDILNIISVHPMSSKQVEELLKKAGKTWDVIKNLVTEKKAREIEYRGERYYLRNFTH, encoded by the coding sequence ATGGAAAGAATAGTTTTTGGTCCTGTTCCTTCAAGAAGGTTAGGACAGAGTTTAGGAGTCAACAATATACCATATAAAGTATGTAGTTATTCCTGTTTATATTGCCAGATAGGAAGGACAGACAATGTTACCTCAGAAAGGAGAGCCTTCTATCCTGTTGAAAAGATAGTTGGAGAGGTTGGTAGTATTATTAAAATATTACAAGAGAAAAAAGAAAAAATCGATTATATAACCTTTGTGCCCGACGGTGAACCTACTCTTGATATAAATATTGGGAAAGAGATAGAAGAGTTGAAAAAATTTGGAATAAAAATTGCGGTTATAACAAATGCTTCTCTTCTTTGGGATAAAGATGTTCGTGCAGATTTAAATAAAGCCGACCTTGTTTCTATTAAGGTTGATGCTTTTGAGGCAAATGTTTGGGGTAAGATAAATAGGCCTGCAGAAAACCTTGATTACAAAAAAGTATTAGAAGGGATTGAGATATTTAGAAGAGAATATAAAGGCAAGTTGTTAACAGAAACATTGCTTGTAAAAGATATTAACGATTCTGAGGAAGAATTAAGAAAGGTAGCTAATTTTATAAAAGGGTTAAACCCTTCGGTTGCCTATATAGGTATTCCTACAAGACCACCTGCTGAAGATTGGGTCTCACCTCCTTGTATTGAAATCATCAACAAGGCGTACCTAATTTTTACTGAGTTTCAACTGAATACTGAACTAATCTTAGGAATAGGTGATGTAGAGTTTGGGTATACGGGTGATGTGGAGAAAGATATTTTAAATATTATATCTGTTCATCCAATGAGCAGTAAACAGGTGGAAGAACTTTTAAAGAAAGCTGGGAAGACGTGGGATGTTATAAAAAACCTTGTAACAGAAAAAAAAGCAAGAGAAATAGAGTATAGAGGTGAAAGGTACTATTTAAGAAATTTTACACACTAA
- a CDS encoding creatininase family protein, translating into MSKDKKKVGFPIMEEMTVKTVREYLTKNNSIILPIGIIEQHGYHLPLITDALMAREVGRLVAEKMNILMAPVFYTSFSGGSLPGTINISPSVTALVISDILISLASQGFKKIYIFLGHGGGENLKVIDISVKLLLKSNPIFSDVMVSMFPVWSFDESGKGWKQAVKDQDWHAGWLETSMMLAVAPHLVRMEEMERDTDAVRKMQLKGWYAEKIVDEDVVIPRTISHPKVKVGVIGNPKKASEKLGKEVVNEAVRLIIDKIKKLEKKYDGKYKKVELKQT; encoded by the coding sequence ATGAGTAAAGATAAGAAGAAAGTGGGGTTTCCAATAATGGAAGAGATGACTGTTAAAACAGTAAGAGAATATCTAACAAAAAACAATTCTATAATATTACCTATTGGGATTATAGAGCAACACGGTTACCACTTACCTCTTATCACAGACGCTTTAATGGCGCGTGAAGTAGGACGGTTAGTTGCTGAAAAAATGAATATTCTGATGGCGCCAGTCTTCTACACCTCTTTTTCTGGTGGTTCTTTACCCGGAACAATAAATATCTCACCTTCTGTTACTGCTCTTGTGATTTCTGATATACTGATTTCTCTTGCTTCGCAAGGGTTTAAGAAAATATATATTTTTTTAGGACACGGAGGCGGGGAGAACCTAAAAGTTATAGATATTTCAGTAAAACTGTTATTGAAAAGCAATCCTATATTTTCTGATGTTATGGTGTCAATGTTTCCTGTATGGAGTTTTGACGAATCTGGGAAAGGATGGAAACAAGCTGTTAAGGACCAAGATTGGCATGCAGGTTGGCTTGAAACTTCTATGATGCTTGCTGTTGCTCCTCACCTTGTACGGATGGAAGAGATGGAACGGGACACAGATGCTGTTAGAAAAATGCAACTTAAAGGTTGGTATGCAGAGAAAATTGTAGATGAAGACGTTGTAATTCCACGGACAATATCTCATCCAAAAGTTAAGGTAGGTGTTATAGGTAACCCTAAAAAAGCTTCTGAAAAACTGGGTAAAGAGGTTGTAAATGAAGCTGTTAGGTTAATAATAGATAAAATAAAAAAACTTGAAAAAAAATATGACGGGAAATATAAGAAAGTAGAATTGAAGCAGACGTAG
- the alr gene encoding alanine racemase — MKDGIRVTRVEINLNNTRHNLNEIRKKVGKSKIMAVMKGNAYGHGMVGVSRFLEKEGVDYIGIALLEEGIELRKAGIKIPILVLSGIQAEEAEEAVKYDLTINLCNMKVAEQLSLASQKLNKTAIAHLKIDTGQIRYGLLPKDTLPFVKEVSKLKGVILEGIFSYGGTSEEKLDIFLKLLDSLEKEGYTFKLRHIASSGSLYIDYSKSYLDMVRAGLFFHGTGRNAAELNLRPAFSMKSAVAFSKIVPAGRFSFYGLGYELKEPTNILIIAMGYGDGYFKALSRKSEVLIRGKRFPIVGIGMDTLIVKTDKEEIQAGEEVQIIGKQGNEEITVYEIAQKLGIGVNEFTGAISTRVPRVFIEKE, encoded by the coding sequence ATGAAAGACGGAATAAGGGTCACAAGAGTCGAAATCAATCTTAATAATACAAGACACAACCTTAACGAAATCAGAAAAAAGGTTGGAAAATCAAAAATAATGGCTGTAATGAAAGGGAACGCTTATGGACACGGTATGGTTGGGGTAAGCCGTTTTCTTGAAAAAGAAGGGGTGGATTATATTGGCATAGCTCTACTTGAAGAGGGAATTGAACTTAGAAAAGCAGGTATTAAAATCCCTATACTTGTCCTTAGTGGTATACAAGCAGAAGAGGCAGAAGAAGCAGTTAAGTACGACTTGACTATAAACCTATGTAATATGAAGGTTGCAGAACAACTATCTTTAGCCTCTCAAAAACTCAACAAAACAGCCATTGCACACTTAAAAATCGATACAGGTCAGATACGTTATGGGTTACTACCAAAAGATACCCTGCCTTTTGTTAAAGAGGTTTCTAAATTAAAAGGTGTTATTCTTGAAGGAATATTTTCTTATGGCGGAACGTCCGAGGAAAAATTAGATATCTTTTTAAAACTACTTGATTCTCTTGAGAAAGAAGGTTACACATTTAAATTGAGGCATATTGCAAGTAGCGGTTCTCTTTATATTGATTACTCTAAGAGTTATCTTGATATGGTAAGGGCCGGTCTTTTTTTTCACGGTACAGGCAGAAATGCTGCTGAGTTAAATTTAAGACCAGCCTTTTCAATGAAAAGCGCTGTAGCTTTTTCAAAAATAGTACCTGCTGGCAGATTTAGTTTTTATGGGCTGGGTTACGAACTGAAAGAACCGACCAATATATTAATAATAGCCATGGGCTACGGAGACGGTTATTTTAAAGCCCTTTCGCGTAAGAGTGAAGTTTTAATCAGAGGTAAACGGTTTCCTATTGTTGGTATAGGTATGGACACCCTAATAGTAAAAACTGATAAAGAAGAGATACAAGCAGGGGAAGAGGTTCAAATTATAGGAAAACAGGGTAATGAAGAGATTACAGTTTACGAAATTGCTCAAAAACTTGGTATAGGAGTTAACGAGTTTACAGGAGCAATTTCAACAAGAGTCCCAAGAGTTTTTATTGAAAAGGAATAA
- a CDS encoding rRNA pseudouridine synthase: MKRNKYNMVKLNVYLSRCGVASRRKADTLIKNGAVSINGKRVFQPYIEVDEDSDIIKVFDKRISLQKKVYLALNKPEGYTSTLKDRFATLKVTDLIPPEMGKVFPAGRLDKNSTGLIILTTDGDFAQSMTHPAFEVEKEYEVTVTPVFDPKKIYILKKGILDEGERLKAHSGKMIKNLPLQKRSLISIVMKEGKKREVRRMFERLNYTIISLERVRIGNILLGGLKPGEYRPLSQKEISFFLKRTPKTIET; encoded by the coding sequence TTGAAAAGGAATAAATATAATATGGTTAAATTGAATGTTTATCTTTCCAGATGCGGTGTTGCCTCTAGGCGGAAAGCAGATACGCTAATAAAAAATGGTGCTGTATCTATAAATGGAAAAAGAGTCTTCCAACCATACATAGAAGTTGATGAAGATTCTGACATTATTAAGGTCTTTGACAAAAGGATTTCACTACAAAAAAAAGTCTATCTTGCACTAAACAAACCAGAAGGGTATACATCCACTTTAAAAGATAGATTTGCCACTCTAAAGGTTACAGATTTAATACCACCTGAAATGGGAAAAGTTTTTCCAGCAGGTCGATTGGATAAAAACTCTACTGGGCTCATTATTTTAACAACTGACGGGGATTTTGCTCAATCTATGACACATCCAGCATTTGAGGTTGAAAAAGAGTATGAAGTTACTGTAACACCAGTATTTGACCCTAAAAAAATATATATCTTAAAAAAGGGTATCCTTGATGAAGGGGAAAGGTTAAAAGCCCACTCCGGAAAAATGATAAAGAACCTACCTTTACAGAAAAGAAGCCTTATTTCTATTGTTATGAAAGAAGGCAAAAAAAGAGAGGTTCGAAGGATGTTTGAAAGACTAAATTACACAATCATTTCACTTGAGAGAGTTAGAATAGGAAATATCCTATTAGGTGGATTAAAACCTGGTGAATATAGACCCTTATCTCAAAAAGAAATCTCTTTCTTCCTCAAAAGAACACCTAAGACTATTGAAACTTAA
- a CDS encoding inositol monophosphatase, producing the protein MKKRYQESIVLAKEAGGLLKKSAKFPTIFQEFPYDIKLVQDQDSEKLILNGIEKYFPCDGYISEEKGNKESSSGYLWIIDPLDGTFNYYRGIPQCCVSIACLNGDKGFGVVYDFFRDEIFQAFTGEGAFLNGEKIEVSKVQTLKESVLTVGLMKTQKEIKTGTDIFSSLVMDVKKVRIMGAAALDLCYVASGRTDIFVEAGLKEWDVAAGKIIVEEAGGEYQKVPFDGTVLHFAGNNLIQFEELNKKV; encoded by the coding sequence ATGAAAAAAAGATACCAAGAATCTATTGTTTTAGCAAAAGAAGCTGGAGGATTATTAAAAAAATCAGCAAAGTTTCCCACTATATTTCAAGAATTTCCTTATGATATTAAACTTGTCCAAGACCAAGATAGCGAAAAACTTATACTTAACGGAATAGAAAAATATTTTCCTTGTGATGGTTATATTTCTGAAGAAAAAGGAAATAAGGAGAGTTCTTCAGGATATTTGTGGATAATAGACCCGCTTGATGGAACTTTTAATTATTATAGGGGGATACCTCAATGCTGTGTTTCTATAGCTTGTTTAAATGGAGATAAAGGGTTTGGGGTAGTATATGATTTTTTTAGAGATGAAATTTTTCAAGCGTTTACAGGAGAAGGTGCATTTTTAAATGGTGAAAAGATAGAGGTAAGTAAAGTTCAAACTTTAAAGGAATCTGTACTCACTGTTGGTTTGATGAAGACCCAAAAAGAAATCAAGACAGGAACAGATATTTTCTCTTCTTTGGTGATGGATGTAAAGAAAGTAAGAATTATGGGTGCTGCAGCTCTTGATTTGTGTTATGTAGCTTCAGGTAGGACAGATATTTTTGTTGAAGCTGGTTTAAAAGAATGGGATGTTGCAGCAGGTAAAATAATTGTAGAAGAGGCAGGAGGAGAATATCAAAAGGTTCCTTTTGATGGTACGGTTCTACATTTTGCAGGAAATAACCTTATTCAATTTGAAGAGTTAAATAAAAAAGTATAA
- the gatA gene encoding Asp-tRNA(Asn)/Glu-tRNA(Gln) amidotransferase subunit GatA, with amino-acid sequence MNILNLSISKIRELVKKREISCTELVTSLLKSVDEKDKDIKSYLYINEKSLEEAKVVDENINKSNEVRALEGVPIAIKDNICTKGIPTTCASKSLENFIPSYDATVIKKLKDNGAIIFGKTNMDEFAFGSSTENSAFFITKNPNDTLRVPGGSSGGSAAAVKADLCFASLGSDTGGSIRQPSSFCGVVGLKPTYGLVSRYGLIALASSLDQIGPLTKDVKDSAIMMNVLSGQDTKDATSLGFTPPDYTLFMKKDMKGVKVGVPKEYFGDEVASEVKVEVERAINAANILGADIKEISLPHTQHGISTYFIICTAEASSNLAKFDGVGYGLRAKNYQNLLEMYMNSRGEGFGVEVKRRIMMGTYILSSGNYETFYMKAQKVRSLIRKDFDEAFNKVDIIFTPTVPEVPFKIGEKKFDPLNMYLSDMFTANVNLAGLPAISLPVGSVGSLPVGLQIIAPRLREDRLFENASAIENFFRQPV; translated from the coding sequence ATGAATATATTGAACCTCTCTATAAGCAAGATTAGAGAATTGGTTAAAAAAAGAGAAATTTCTTGTACTGAACTTGTGACTTCTCTTTTAAAGTCTGTTGATGAAAAAGATAAAGATATAAAGAGTTATCTTTATATAAACGAAAAATCTCTTGAAGAAGCAAAAGTTGTAGATGAAAATATAAATAAAAGCAATGAGGTAAGAGCTCTTGAAGGTGTGCCTATTGCTATAAAAGATAATATTTGCACTAAAGGGATACCTACTACCTGTGCATCCAAATCTTTGGAAAATTTTATTCCTTCCTATGATGCTACTGTTATAAAAAAACTGAAAGATAACGGTGCTATTATTTTTGGTAAAACCAATATGGACGAATTTGCGTTTGGTTCTTCAACCGAAAACTCTGCTTTTTTTATAACTAAAAACCCTAATGATACATTGAGAGTTCCGGGTGGGTCATCGGGAGGCTCTGCAGCAGCTGTTAAAGCAGATTTATGTTTTGCTTCACTTGGTTCTGATACAGGTGGTTCTATTAGGCAACCGTCTTCTTTTTGTGGTGTGGTTGGATTAAAACCCACTTATGGCCTTGTTTCAAGATATGGGTTGATAGCGCTTGCTTCTTCTCTTGACCAGATAGGTCCTTTAACAAAGGATGTTAAAGATTCTGCTATTATGATGAATGTTCTTTCAGGTCAAGATACAAAAGACGCCACCTCCTTAGGTTTTACTCCACCGGACTATACTCTTTTTATGAAAAAAGATATGAAAGGTGTTAAGGTGGGAGTTCCTAAAGAATATTTTGGTGATGAGGTTGCATCTGAAGTGAAAGTAGAGGTCGAAAGAGCAATCAATGCTGCAAATATTCTTGGAGCTGATATAAAAGAAATATCTCTTCCACATACACAACACGGTATATCTACCTATTTTATAATATGTACCGCTGAAGCAAGTTCCAACCTTGCAAAGTTTGATGGTGTTGGATATGGGCTTAGAGCAAAGAATTACCAGAATCTTCTTGAGATGTATATGAACTCAAGAGGCGAGGGGTTTGGTGTTGAGGTGAAACGAAGAATTATGATGGGAACCTATATTCTTTCATCTGGTAACTATGAAACTTTCTATATGAAAGCACAGAAAGTTCGTTCCCTTATCAGGAAAGATTTTGATGAAGCGTTTAACAAAGTTGATATTATTTTTACTCCTACTGTTCCTGAGGTTCCTTTTAAAATAGGTGAAAAGAAATTTGACCCGTTGAATATGTACCTTTCTGATATGTTTACTGCCAACGTGAATCTTGCCGGTCTTCCTGCAATAAGTTTGCCAGTAGGTAGTGTTGGTTCATTACCTGTTGGACTACAGATTATTGCACCTCGTTTGAGAGAAGATAGACTTTTTGAGAACGCCTCTGCTATAGAGAATTTTTTTAGACAGCCAGTTTAA
- a CDS encoding homocitrate synthase, whose translation MSKTIRIIDVTNRDGVQTAHLGLSKFQKTMINYYLNQMGIFQSEAGFPVTEHETNYLNANVELAKDKVLNPILISGWMRAIPEDVEEAFKNIPSLEHINLSISTSEQMIVGKFQGKMKFNDVVKSMRKAIRLAKSNGIKTVGINAEDASRTEQKRLVEFAEIARDEGADRIRYCDTLGCDSPFSIYEKIYDLAKNVQLPVELHCHDDLGMAVACSISGAKAALDAGVDAYINTTINGMGERAGNADLVSVLLALKYASKISNNYILDENTKMKMAWKISHYASYAFGVPIPINKVGIGKNAFAHSSGIHVDGALKDRKNYELYDFEELGRGEPEIIETGRMILMGEYSGIKGLRNVYGKLEVKFKDDKEAREVLNLARYANVVNQRPLTDDELVFISKNTEAVRKILTLQP comes from the coding sequence ATGTCCAAAACTATAAGAATAATTGATGTAACAAATAGAGATGGGGTGCAGACGGCTCATCTGGGGCTTTCTAAGTTTCAAAAAACTATGATAAATTATTATTTAAACCAGATGGGTATTTTCCAGAGTGAAGCGGGTTTCCCAGTAACAGAGCACGAAACAAACTATCTTAACGCTAATGTGGAACTTGCGAAAGATAAAGTTCTAAACCCAATACTTATCTCAGGGTGGATGAGGGCAATTCCTGAAGATGTGGAAGAAGCCTTTAAAAACATACCTTCACTTGAACATATAAATCTTTCTATCTCAACGTCTGAACAGATGATAGTAGGTAAGTTTCAAGGGAAAATGAAGTTTAATGATGTTGTAAAATCTATGAGGAAAGCTATACGGCTTGCTAAGTCAAATGGAATTAAAACAGTTGGAATAAACGCTGAAGACGCTTCAAGAACAGAACAGAAACGGCTGGTAGAGTTTGCCGAAATAGCAAGAGATGAAGGGGCTGACCGAATAAGATATTGTGATACTCTTGGGTGTGATTCTCCTTTTTCAATATATGAAAAAATATATGATTTAGCAAAAAATGTACAACTACCTGTAGAGTTACATTGTCACGACGATTTAGGAATGGCTGTTGCTTGTTCAATTTCAGGCGCTAAAGCAGCCCTGGATGCAGGGGTAGATGCTTATATAAACACTACCATAAATGGGATGGGAGAAAGAGCAGGAAATGCCGACCTTGTTTCTGTGCTTCTTGCTTTAAAATATGCGAGTAAGATTTCTAATAACTATATTTTAGACGAAAATACTAAAATGAAAATGGCATGGAAAATTTCCCATTATGCTTCCTATGCTTTTGGTGTTCCTATACCTATTAACAAGGTTGGTATTGGGAAAAATGCTTTTGCGCATTCGTCTGGAATACATGTTGACGGAGCATTAAAAGATAGAAAGAACTATGAGTTATATGATTTTGAAGAACTTGGCAGAGGCGAACCTGAGATTATTGAAACAGGTAGGATGATATTAATGGGCGAGTATAGCGGGATTAAAGGTCTACGTAATGTTTATGGTAAACTTGAGGTTAAATTTAAAGACGACAAAGAAGCTCGTGAGGTGCTTAATCTTGCCAGGTATGCCAATGTTGTTAACCAGAGACCATTAACTGACGATGAGTTAGTATTTATATCAAAAAATACAGAAGCTGTCAGAAAAATTTTAACTTTACAACCTTGA